Below is a window of Moorella thermoacetica DNA.
GAAATATCCAAGAATACCAGCTCGTCGGCGCCCTCCCGGTCGTAGGCGGCCGCCAGCTCCACCGGGTCGCCGGCGTCCCTCAAATTTAAAAAGTTAGTACCCTTGACCACCCGACCGTGGTCAACATCCAGGCAGGGAATAATTCTTTTGGTCAACAACCTATACCGCCTCTTTCCGCTGGCTCTACAAAAGGCGAATTCACCCCGCCCTTTAATCTCCATCTGCGGCTACGGCCAGGGCCTCTTCCAGGGTGAAATTGCCGTTGTACAGGGAGCGACCCAGGATGGCCCCTTCCACTCCCTCGGCTGCCAGTTCCTTGAGCTTCCGGAGGTCGTCCAGGCTGGCAATACCCCCGGAGGCAATGATCTTTAGGCCGCCGCTGCGCGCCATCTCCCGGGTGGCGGCAATGTTGGGCCCCTGGAGGGTGCCGTCGCGGCCGATGTCGGTAAAAACGGCCCGCGTGACCCCCAGGGACGCCATTTGCCGGGCAAACTCCACTGCTCCCCTGGCTACCGTAGCTTCCCAGCCCTCGATGGCCACCTGGCCGTCAAGGCTGTCAATACCGACAACCACCCGTTCGCCATAACGTTCCACCGCCGTGGCCACAACTTCCGGGTTGGTAATGGCTACCGTCCCCAGGACCACCCGGGAGGCCCCGGCTGCCAGGACACCCGCCAGGCTTTCCAGGCTGCGGATACCGCCGCCCACCTGGACCGGCACCCCGGCGGCCCTGATAATGGCTGCAATAACCTCCAGGTTCCGCGGCCGGCCGGCAAAGGCGCCGTCCAGGTCCACCACATGGAGCCAGCGGGCGCCCCGTTCCACCCAGCCCCGGGCAACGGCCACCGGATCCGTGGAATAGACGGTCTCGGCTTCGATACGTCCCTGGTAGAGGCGCACGCATCGCCCCTCCCGCAAATCAATGGCCGGCATTACCAGCATGGCGCACCAACTCCCCGAAATTCTTTAAAACTTCCAGGCCCCGGCGGCTGCTCTTCTCCGGGTGAAACTGGACCCCGAAGAGGTTGCCCCTCTGGATGCTGACGGCAAACTCCAGGCCGTATTCGGTGGTGCCGGTTACCACTTCTTCCTCCCGGGGTACAATATAATACGAATGGACAAAGTAAAAGTCTGTACCCCCGGGGATTCCCCGGAAGAGGGCCCCCGGCCGCGGGAAACGGACCTGGTTCCAGCCCATATGGGGAACTTTTATGCCGGCCGGTAACCTCTTGACCTCTCCCGGCAGGAGATCCAGGCCGGCTACCTGCCCCCCCTCCTCGCTGGTGGAGAAAAGGAGTTGTAGCCCCAGGCAGATGCCCAGCAAGGGCACGCCCCGCTCCGCAACCTCGCGGATGGCTGCCACCAGCCCCTTCTGCTGCAGGTTGGCCATAGCGTCGGCAAAGGCCCCCACCCCGGGCAGAATGACACCGGGAGCAGCGGTGATCTCTCCTGGGTCGTCGGTTACCTCGACCGGGTAACCAAGGCGGTCCAGGGCCTTCTGGACGCTTAAAAGGTTGCCCATACCATAGTCGATGATAGCAATCGGCCGCACTTCTTTAGTCCTCCGGAATTAACTCTTTCATTAGCCGGCTTGGTCTTCCTTCGCTCCCTGTTCCTCGCCTAAGCGGCCCGGGGTTCACTCCTGGCGCCTGGTGTCTTGCCGCCACGATGCCCTTCTTACGACAAGATACCTTTGGTGGAGGGTATCCCCTGCTCCCGCGGGTCCAGGGTGACGGCCTGCCTGATGGCCCGACCCAGGGCTTTGAACAGGGCTTCCGCCAGGTGGTGGGCGTTATGGCCGGCCAGTTGCCGGACGTGGAGGGTCAGCCCGCTGTTATTCACCATGGCCCGCAGGAACTCCTCCACCAGCTCCGTCTCCAGGCTGCCAATCCGGCCCGGGGGGAGTTCCAGGCCCCAGGCCAGGTAGGGACGGCCGCTGAAATCCAGGGCTACCAGCACCAGGGCCTCGTCCATGGGCACCAGGGCACTGCCGTAACGGCTAATCCCCTTCTTATCCCCCAGGGCCTTTTTTACGGCCTGTCCGAGGCAGATGCCGATATCCTCGACGGTGTGATGGTTATCTACCTCCAGGTCTCCCTCGGCCCAGACCTTCAGGTCCAAGAGGCCGTGGCGGGCCATCTGGGCCAGGAGGTGATCAAAGAAGGGGATACCGCTGCTCCCCTGCCAGGTACCGCTCCCGTCCAGGGCAACCTTCAAGCGAATGTTTGTTTCCGTGGTCTGGCGCTCAATCAGGGCCTCGCGACTCATGACGGGTCATTCCTCCCGTAGCTCGATGGCCCGGGCGTGCCCCTCCAGGCCCTCGGCCCGGGCCAGAGCCTGGATATATCCCGCGGCAGCCCGGAAGCCCGCCCGGTTGCAGGCAATCAAGCTACTTTTCTTTAAAAAGGTGTCTACGCTCAGGGGTGAATAGAACCTGGCCGTGCCGCCGGTGGGTAGGACGTGGCTGGGACCGGCCAGGTAATCGCCCAGGGGCTCGGAACTATAAGGCCCCAGGAAAATCGCCCCGGCATTCTCCACCCGGCCCAGCCATGACCAGGGTTCAGATACGTACAGCTCCAGGTGCTCCGGGGCCAGGGAGTTGGCCAGGTCCATGGCAGCGTCCAGGCCCGTCACCACTACGGCGGCGCCGTAATCGGCCAGGGAACGGCTGGCAATCTCCCGCCTGGGCAAGGCTTCGAGCTGGCGGGTAACTTCCTCCCCCACCGCCCGGGCCAGGCCGGCATCCGGCGTGATGAGGACTGCCCCGGCCAGGGCGTCGTGTTCGGCCTGGGAGAGAAGGTCGGCCGCCACCCAGTCCGGCCGGGCCTTTCCATCGGCGATCACGACAATCTCACTGGGCCCGGCCAGCATGTCGATATCCACCTGGCCGTAGACTTCCTTCTTCGCCAGGGTAACGTAGATATTCCCCGGCCCGGCGATCTTATTCACCGGGGCCACTTTCTCCGTACCGTAGGCCAGGGCGGCCACGGCCTGGGCGCCCCCCATTTTGTAGATCTCTTCTACTCCGGCTTCCGCTGCCGCCACCAAGAGCAGGGGCGGTAGTGTCCCGTCCCGCCGCGGCGGTGTCGCTAGGGCAATCTCCCTGACCCCGGCCACCCGGGCCGGTACAGCGGTCATCAATACCGACGAAGGGTAAGCCGCCGTGCCACCTGGCACATAAAGCCCCACCCGTCCCAGGGGCCGGCAGATCTGGCCCAGGATGGTGCCGTCCGCTGCCGTCTCCATCCAGGAACCGCGGGGTTGGCGGCGGTGATAAGTGGCGATATTGTCCCTGGCGATCCTCAGGGCTTCCAGAAGGTCCGGGCTAACGGCCCTGTAAGCGGCCCCAATCTCTTCTCTGGTTACCCGGAAGCCAGCCTCCTTAAGGTCGACACCGTCCAGTTCCAGGGTATAGCGCTCCACCGCAGCCTGGCCTTCCCTCTTCACG
It encodes the following:
- the hisA gene encoding 1-(5-phosphoribosyl)-5-[(5-phosphoribosylamino)methylideneamino]imidazole-4-carboxamide isomerase, with the protein product MLVMPAIDLREGRCVRLYQGRIEAETVYSTDPVAVARGWVERGARWLHVVDLDGAFAGRPRNLEVIAAIIRAAGVPVQVGGGIRSLESLAGVLAAGASRVVLGTVAITNPEVVATAVERYGERVVVGIDSLDGQVAIEGWEATVARGAVEFARQMASLGVTRAVFTDIGRDGTLQGPNIAATREMARSGGLKIIASGGIASLDDLRKLKELAAEGVEGAILGRSLYNGNFTLEEALAVAADGD
- the hisH gene encoding imidazole glycerol phosphate synthase subunit HisH, with protein sequence MRPIAIIDYGMGNLLSVQKALDRLGYPVEVTDDPGEITAAPGVILPGVGAFADAMANLQQKGLVAAIREVAERGVPLLGICLGLQLLFSTSEEGGQVAGLDLLPGEVKRLPAGIKVPHMGWNQVRFPRPGALFRGIPGGTDFYFVHSYYIVPREEEVVTGTTEYGLEFAVSIQRGNLFGVQFHPEKSSRRGLEVLKNFGELVRHAGNAGH
- the hisB gene encoding imidazoleglycerol-phosphate dehydratase HisB; protein product: MSREALIERQTTETNIRLKVALDGSGTWQGSSGIPFFDHLLAQMARHGLLDLKVWAEGDLEVDNHHTVEDIGICLGQAVKKALGDKKGISRYGSALVPMDEALVLVALDFSGRPYLAWGLELPPGRIGSLETELVEEFLRAMVNNSGLTLHVRQLAGHNAHHLAEALFKALGRAIRQAVTLDPREQGIPSTKGILS
- the hisD gene encoding histidinol dehydrogenase; amino-acid sequence: MLPLIDGKEVKRRWSGRLLAREGVAARVREIIAAVKREGQAAVERYTLELDGVDLKEAGFRVTREEIGAAYRAVSPDLLEALRIARDNIATYHRRQPRGSWMETAADGTILGQICRPLGRVGLYVPGGTAAYPSSVLMTAVPARVAGVREIALATPPRRDGTLPPLLLVAAAEAGVEEIYKMGGAQAVAALAYGTEKVAPVNKIAGPGNIYVTLAKKEVYGQVDIDMLAGPSEIVVIADGKARPDWVAADLLSQAEHDALAGAVLITPDAGLARAVGEEVTRQLEALPRREIASRSLADYGAAVVVTGLDAAMDLANSLAPEHLELYVSEPWSWLGRVENAGAIFLGPYSSEPLGDYLAGPSHVLPTGGTARFYSPLSVDTFLKKSSLIACNRAGFRAAAGYIQALARAEGLEGHARAIELREE